The Chiloscyllium plagiosum isolate BGI_BamShark_2017 chromosome 20, ASM401019v2, whole genome shotgun sequence genome has a window encoding:
- the LOC122560098 gene encoding stathmin-3-like: protein MSSTVAAYKEKMKELSMLSLICSCFYSQPHPNTISKFGDMEVKPINKRASGQAFEVILKPQSTDLTPEQPISPKKKEISLEELQQQLDAAEDRRKSQEMQLLQQLAEKQQHRRIVLHRAIVDNCDFSRTTERKLNQKMEICSENRKAHIAALKDRLREKERHAAEVRRNKVLREELSG, encoded by the exons cCTACAAGGAGAAAATGAAGGAGCTATCAATGCTCTCGCTAATCTGCTCTTGTTTCTACTCTCAACCACATCCCAACACAATTAGCAAATTTGGTG ATATGGAAGTGAAACCAATTAATAAGCGTGCATCTGGACAAGCTTTTGAAGTGATCCTGAAGCCCCAGTCCACTGATCTGACACCTGAACAACCTATCTCACCAAAGAAGAAGGAAATCTCTTTGGAGGAACTTCAGCAACAGCTGGATGCTGCTGAGGACAGGAGAAAG TCCCAAGAGATGCAGCTTCTGCAACAACTTGCAGAAAAGCAGCAACACAGGCGTATCGTTCTACACAGGGCAATTGTGGATAACTGTGACTTCAGCAGAACTACTGAAAGGAAGTTAAATCAGAAGATGGAAATTTGTAGTGAAAATCGCAAAGCTCATATAGCTGCCCTTAAAGATCGTCTTCGTGAAAAG GAAAGGCATGCAGCTGAGGTTCGTAGGAACAAGGTGTTACGAGAGGAACTTTCTGGCTGA